The nucleotide sequence GGCGGGTCTGGCTGATGTTGCCGTTAGTCGGGGCGACGTAAATCTCCCAGTTGCCGTCACGGTTGCTGGTGAAAGCGAACCAGATACTGTTCGGTGAGAGTGAAGGCGCTAGGTCGGTCGCGCTTGTTCCGCGTCCAAGTTCTCCGACGGGTCGGACTGAGCATCCGGATTGCCCGTCAGCGTATTAAGCCGGTAAATCTCCCAGTCGCCGTCACGGTTAGTGTAGAGACGCCGATTTGCTGACAGCCTGCACGGCATTCCAGATCAGGAGTCCGTGTCGGCGCGGCGATCGGTAGTTGGTTCACGGTTGTTGTCGCTGGGGGAAATCTTCTTCCTCGACCGTTTCGTCTGTGGTGACGACCGCGTGTTGGCCGCGCTGAAGCGTCCGGTGTGTTGCTGTTCGCTCTTAATCCTCAGCGCGGGACTACCACACTTCATCCCCGGGCGCGATGGTGCCGTATCGCAGACGACCGTTGTCACGCCATCCAGCTCGCAGGTGTCCTGTGTAGAGGCCACGCTGAAGCGAAGTGAAGTTCGGCAGCGTATCGGCCAGCACGACCCCATTGGCGTTACTGACCGCTGGATCGCCGGTATTGGTGTGCGGATGGTGATAGTCGGTGTCGCTGCCCGCGATCACGTCCCCTGTGCAGCCAGTTTGACGATTTCGATGGTTGGATGCGTGCCGGTCTTCATCGGTCGCCGGTACGGTCGTCTCGCCCGGTCGAATCCGTCGTCGGGATGGCTGTTCGCCGGGGATGGTATCGAAGCTACTGATGGCCGATTCGGATGGTTTGAACTGCACCGGTGCGATTGCGACGTCAATGGAGACGTCCGCTACCGGTGATGGTTTCGCCAACCAGCAGTTGGTTTGAACGTGAAGGCGATTGTGCCGCCCAGACCGAGCACTGATGTATCGGTGAGTTGGACCGTCCCTGGCGCAGCGGACAGAGGTCGACCACCGCCGCCGCAAGCAGTTCGAGGCCGGGTCGAATAAGGGTCCGCGTCCGACAGTGCGATGTCATAGGCCGTCGCGGTGCCCGGTATTGTGGTGCACGACCAGTGTCAGCGCGAACGGTTCGAGACAGCCACCAACGTCTCATCGAACGTCTTGGTCAGGCCGATTAGCGGTTCCACGATATCGATGTCTTCGGTTACCGTGTCGCTGCCGGTGCTGTAATCTACGACAGCAGTATTGGTCTTGGTTTGTCCGTCGGCGTTGGCCGGAAGGTCGATCACACGGCGATGACCTCGACGACAACAAGATCGTCGTCGTTGTTGATGTTATCGGTCAGAGTTGGTGATGGTGCCGGAAGCTGAACGTTACGAAGTCGTTCAGGCAAATCGGCATTACTGTCCGAAGCTGTACCAGGGTCGTTCAACGCCAACGACGAGCCGCTGACATTCGCGCCAATGCCAACTACACGCGAACTGACGACTTCCGTACATCGGGCAGTCGATCGGTGATGGTCAGCGGGTAGGTGCCCCCTGGGATGCGCGAGTGGACGTGGCAAGTCGCGGTCTCGCCAATGGCCAGGTCGTCCGCAGCGGTGTACTGTGTATCGCCGGTAACCGCTAGTGACGTGGCAACCACCCTGCTTGAATGTTTCCGGTTGGCGGATTTCAGGTCGCTGATCGTCGGATTCCTCCAGCGGACGCTCCCGTGCCGTCCGGGAGGCTGTTTGCATCCACAGTGGCGATGTTGGTCAGGATGTCGCCATTCACGGCCCGGGGTCGACCACTTCGGCGTCATATGATGGTCGGGGTATCGTTCCTGCCAGCACGTCCAGATCGACGCGGGATGGACGTATCTGTCGCGCCGTTGCCGGTGACGATCGTGACCGTTCCCCGCGCCGCTGGTCACGGCGGTTACGCTGGCAGGAACCAGACCCATCCCCCAGCACCAGAGGGTCGGTGACGATGAGGTTGAAAGCATTTGCCGTCGAATTTGCCGTGGTGTGTAATGATGACGGTATAGGTCACGATGTCGCCCAATACAGCCGTATCGACCGGCGCGCTCTTGTCAAGCGTGAGTTCCGGCTCGATTTATATCCGTCTGCGCGTCGTCATCAATCGTGATGATGACCGGTGTCGTCTGGTGTTTCGTAAGTCAGCGTCGCTACGTTCACCGCGTCGATGTCGGGCGCAGGCGGACCGACGTTGGCCGGCACATCGCTCACGCGCGCCACGATGAGAAAAACGAGCTGATTATCCGCAGGCACCGTGCCGCCGGTATCGGTAGCGTTGGTGATGGTTCCGAGGCTCCATGTCGCGGTCGTTCACGCCCACTGCACCTGCCTGGTCTGAGAGGACGCCTGCGGTACCGAATACCAGTCCCGCGCCGCTCAGATCGCCGCCGATGCCCGTCAGCGTCGCGCTCACGAACTCGAACTGCACGCCTGCCACCGGCAGATCGTCGCGCACCGTCACGGCGTTCCGCACGCCATCCGGCATCGTGACCGTGACTGTATACGTCACTTCTTCACCGATGGTCAGGTCGGCATCGGCATCGCTGCCATTGCCGGTCGATGGCTGGTTCGTCGAGGTCACGATCTTGTCGATGGTGGCCGTTGAGACAGTGAAATCGGTGCTGTCGGTCGGCGTCGGCCGCTCGATGCGCTCTTCGGGATCGCTGCCGGGGATGGTCGTTACGCTCGCGACCTGCGCGAGATTAATGTACGTCTCGCCTTCGAGTGCATTCGCGTTGACGGTTACCGTAGACGATAGGTGCAGGTGTCTGGCATGTCGAGACTGCTGAGAGTGAACGTGATGGTCGGTGCAGTGTAGCTGTCGGTCGCTGTGCGCCCACCGTCGTCGCGGGTGCTTGCCGCCGTGTCGAGGTCGTATAGTTGACGACTACCGCCCCGACTTCGGTCGGCAGCACGTCGGTGACGATCAGATCGTAAGCGTTGGTTTGTGCTCTGCGCCGTGTGTTCCAACGTGAGCGTATAGGTCACGATACCGCCGATTTCGACGGTCGTCGTCGCGGTGCCCATTGCCTTTTCCAGCGCGACCTGCGGCTCGACGATATTGATGTCTGCGGTATCTTCCAGCGTTTGTGGCACATCGTCGCCGTCGGTATAGAACAGTGTCGCGGTATTGGTCAGGTTCAAATCCTGCCCTGTCAGCAGTCCGACATTATCGGCTACATCGAGGACGCGCGATGACCGTCACGGTGATGATGCTGTTGGCGACGTTGTCGCCGGTAGAGATGATGTTGCCGAGTGCCCATGTCGCCGTGTCGTTGACCGTATCGGCGTCGAGCACGCTGTCCGTGGGCACCGCCGCCTGTGGCAACGCGAACGCCGGACTAGTGATGCCTGCGCCCACAGCCGTGATGCTCGCGCTGACGAATTCCAACGCCGCACCCTCATTGTCGATCTGCGGCAAGCTGTCGATCAGCGTCACGTTGCAGGACGTGCCTTCGGGGAAGGTATAGACGATCGTATAGGTCGCTGTTTCTCCGATGGTCAGGTTATTTCCTGGCGTGCTGGTAAGGCTGCTCGAGGTCAGAGTCTTTTCCACTGTCGGATCAGGTGTCGTGAAATCCGATGTGACCGGGCCAATCGAGGGCTCGATGCGCTCGTTCGGGTCGCTGCCGGGGATGCTCGTGTACGTGGCTGTCGCGCTGTTGCTATATGTTGCATTTGCGTAAGCCAGATCATTGATCGTCACGGTATAGACGATGGTGCAGGTCCCGCCGAGCAGCAAATGATCGAGTGTAAACGTTGCAGTCGGGTCGGCGAACGTGACAGCGAGCGTGCGCCCACTGTCGTCGCAGGTCGAGGCCGCTGTATTGATGATTGGTGCGGTTACAACCGCCACGCCCGCGTTATTCGGCAGTGTATCCTCGACTACAATGTCGAACGCGGAGAGTGGTACTCTGCGCGGTGTGGCCCAGCGTTATGGGTGTATGTAACTGTCGCGCCCGCGTCGATCAGCGCCACGATGTTATTCGATTTGGTCATGGTGAGCTGCGGCTCGACCATATCGGTCTGCGCCTCGTCGTCGACGGTGACCGTGACGGGTGTTATGTCGGTGGTCAGGTAGGTCAGTGTTGCTATATTCACCGCGTCGATGTCGGGTGTGGGCAGTAGGCCGACATTGGCTGGCACATCGCTCACGCGCGCCACGATGAGAAAAACGAGCTGATTATCCGCAGGCAGCGTGACGCCGGTATCGGTGGCATTGGTGATGGTTCCGAGGCTCCACTGTTGCGCGGTCGTTTACGCCCACTGCACCTCCCTGGTCCAGGAGGACGCCTGCGGTGCCGAGTACCAGCCCCGCGCCGCTCAGATCGCCGCCGATGCCCGTGAGCGTCGCGCTCACGAACTCGAACTGCACGCCTGCCACCGGCAGATCGTCGCGCACCGTCACAGCGTTTCGCACGCCGTCCGGCATCGTGACCGTAACCGTGTAGGTCACTTCTTCGCCGATGGTCAGGTCGGCGTCGACATCGCTGCCGCTGCCTGTCGAGGGTTCACTGGTGGCACTCACAACCTTATCGATTGTCGCGCTGCCGACGGTAAAATCAGTGCTGTCGGTGGGCGTCGGCGGCTCGATGCGCTCATCGGGATCGCTGCCGGGGATAGTCGTCACGCTCGCGACCTGCGCGAGGTTGCTGTAGGTCGCTCCCTCTTGCGCGTTCACGTTGACGATGACTGTGTAGACGATCGTGCAGGTGTCAGGCAGGTCGAGGAGGCTGAGGCTGAACGTGATGGTCGGCGCAGTGTAGCTGTCGGTCAGCGTTCGTCCGCCGTCGTCACACGTGCTTGCCGCTGCGTCGAACGTCGTATAGTTGACGACCGCCGCCCCGACTTCGGTCGGCAGCACGTCAGTAATCGTCAGATCATAGGCATTGGCCGTGCTCCGTGCCGTGTGATCCAGCGTGAGCGTGTAGGTGACTGTGCCGCCAACTTCAACGGTCGTCGTCGGCGTGCTGTTGCTCTTGGTCAGCGCGACCTGCGGCTCGACGATGTTGATGTCGGTGGTGCTGGTCAGCGTCTGTGTGACGCCTGCGCCGTTTTGATAGATGAGCGTGCCGGTGTTGGTGATGTTGATGTCCTGACCGGTCACGAGGCCGATATTGGCAGCGACATTCAGCACACGCGCCACCACCGTCACGGTAATCGTGCTGTTGGCGACGTTGTCGCCGGTCGAAACGACGTTGCCGAGCGTCCATGTCGCCGTGTCGTTGACCGCATCGGCATCAAGCGGGCTGTCCGTAAGTACAGCCGCCTGCGGCAGCGTGAAGGCCGGACTGGTGATCCCTGCCCCGACTGCTGTGATATTCGCGCTGACGAAGCCTAGTACTGCTCCCTCGTTGTCGAGGCGGGGCAGGTTATCGATCAGGCTCACGCTGCGGGTCGTGCCTTCGGGGAAGGTGTAAACAATCGTATAAACGACTTCCTCGCCGATGGCAAGGTTGTTACCGGTCGTGCTGGGCAGGCTAGTCGACGTCAGGGTTTTGGTTAGCGACGGATTCGGCGTGATGAAGCTCGATGTGACTGGCCCATCCGGCGGTTCGATCGCTCGTTCGGGTCGGCACCCGGTAGCGTCGAATAAGTCGTGATACTGGCACTGTTAGCGTATGTCGCGTTGGTATAGGCAAGGTCGTTCACCGTCACCGTATAGACGATGGTGCAGGTACTGCCGAGCAGCAGTTCGTTTAGCGTAAATGTCGCGGTCGGGTTGGCGAATGTCACGCCTAGCGTGCGCCCGCCGTCATCGCAGGTCGACGCCGCCATGTCGATGACCGGGGCGGTCACGACCGCAACGCCTGCGTTGTTCGGCAGCGTATCGGCCACTTCGATGTCAAACGCGGCAGCGAGACTCTGTGCCGTGTGGCTCAGCGTCAGCGTGTATGCTACCGTAGTGCCGGCATCGACGGTGGTTGCGTTGTTGGTTTTCGTAATCGTCAGACGCGGCTCGACGATGTTGATGTCGGTGGTGCTGGTCAGCGTCTGCGTGACACCCGCGCTGTTTTGATAGATGAGCGTGCCGGTGTTGGTGATGTTGATGTCCTGACCGGTCACGAGGCCGATATTGGCAGCGACATTCAGCACACGCGCCACCACCGTCACGGTAATCGTGCTGTTGGCGACGTTGTCGCCGGTCGAAACGACGTTGCCGAGCGTCCATGTCGCCGTGTCGTTTACCGCATCGGCATCAACGCGGGCTGTCCGTAAGTACAGCCGTCTGCGGCAGTGTGAAGGCCGGACTGGTGATCCCCGCCCCGACTGCTGTGATATTCGCGCTGACGAAGCCTAGTACTGCTCCCTCGTTGTCGAGGCGGGGCAGGTTATCGATCAGGCTCACGCTGCGGGTCGTGCCTTCGGGGAAGGTGTAAACAATCGTATAAACGACTTCCTCGCCGATGGCAAGGTTGTTACCGGTCGTGCTGGGCAGGCTAGTCGACGTCAGGGTTTTGGTTAGCGACGGATTCGGCGTGTTGAAGCTCGATGTGACTGGCCCAACCGGCGGTTCGATTCGCTCGTTCGGGTCGGCACCCGGCAGCGTCGAATAAGTCGTGATACTGGCACTGTTAGCGTATGTCGCGTTGGCATAGGCAAGGTCGTTCACCGTCACCGTATAGACGATGGTGCAATCTTCGGCCAGAGTCAACCGGTTGAAGCTGAACGTCACGGTCGGCGCGATATAGCTCGTCACCCATCCGGCTTGCTCGTCGCAGGTCGATGTCGCCGTGACAAGGGTTGGCGCGCTTACGACGGCTGTTCCCGCATTATTCGGCAGTGTGTCGGTGATTACGACATCGTAGGCTGGCGCGCGCGACTGTGCCGCATCATGGTCAATCGTAAGTGTGTACGTGACGACTGCACCTGCGTCGACGGTGGCTGCGCTGTCTGTTTTTGCAATCGTCAGGCGCGGCTCCACCACGTCGATGTCCGCCGTCGCGTTGATACTGCGATTGGTCGTACCGCTGGCACCCTGCAAGTAGGTGAGACGCCCGCGATTGGTCGCATTGTTGTCCGCGCCGCTCACGAGACCGACATTCGAGGCGATGTTGACCACCCGTGCCGACACGGTCATCGTGATCTGGTCGGCGTTGTTCGGACCGGCATTGTCGAACGCGTTGACCACGTCGCCAATGGTATAGGTCACGGTGTCGTCGTAGGTGTCAGCGTTCGTGTTCGTGACAACCGGTGCGGCCGCCGGATTCGTGACCGTCAGGTTCGCGCCGATACCGGATATGGCACTGCTGACATACACCAGTGTCGCCTCGCCTGCTGTGGTTATCGGTGGGAGTTGGTCGATCAGCCGTACGTTGCGGGTCGTGCCTTCAGGGAAGGTGTAGACAATCGTGTAGGTCACTTCTTCGCCGATAGCGAGGTCTTGATCCGTACCGTCGATGGTATTGGTTGTGTCTGCCAGCGAAGTGCTGGTGACCGTTTTCACGACGGTCGGCTCGGCGATAGTGACCGTGACCGAGGTGTTTGCAGTTGTAGTGCGGTCGTCGGGTAGCGTTCCCGGCAGCGAGCTAGAGGTCAAGATCGCTGTATTCTGGTACCCGCCACTCGCCGCCGCCGTATCCTGCACGACCGTCGTGTAGACAATGGTGCAGCTTTCACCCAGCAGCAAGTTATCGAAACTGTATGTCGCCGCCGGCGCTGTGAAACTAAGCGCCCATCCGGTCCTCTCGTCGCAAGTGGATGTGGCGGGGACAAAGGCCGGCGCACTGAATACTGTCGGCATCGTATCGGCAATCGAAACGTCGTAGGCGTTGGCCGTCGACTGGCCGGTGTGCGAAATCGTCAGCGTATAGGTAAGCAGCTGACCAGCGTCAACGGTTGCTATCGGATTGACCGCTTTGCCGATTTGAAGCTGCGGTTCCGCTAAATCGACGGTCGCGCTGCCCTCGACGGTCGTGTCGACGCCGCCAATGGTGTATGTGATGCGAGACGTATTGACGAGATCGAGGTCGCGGTTGGTGATAAGTCCGATATTATCGGGCAAATTACGAACGCGCGCTGACACGTCGATGATGATGCGGTCGGCACCGTTAATCGTGTTATCCGGCGCGTTGGTAATCGTTCCAAGTGTCCAGATAACCCGGTCGTTCGAGCCGTCGGCGTCGCGGTCGTTGACGACCGGCGCAGGCAGCACTGCGGGAGTCAGATTGGCCCCAAAGCTCACCAGCGCATGGCTCACATATTCCAGCGTCACTGGCGACGCGGCGGATGCAATCGGCAGCAGATCGACTATGCGCACGTTAGTCGTGATGCCTTCGGGGAAGGTGAATGTGAGCCGGTAGGTTACTTCTTCGCCGATTGTCAGATCTGGTTCGGTATCCGCCCCGTTACCGGTACCGGGGTGGCTGGTGCTAAGGACCTCTTTAAGTGAAGTCGGGTCGCTAATGTCCAACACGGCGGAATCCGTGTCGGTATAGGTATTAGCCGTGCCACCGGGATCGGTGGAGTTGCCCGTGCGCTCGACGCCAAGCGGGTTGTAAGCAGTATTGGTCGGGCTACCGGGTAGGCTCGTCCACTCGACCTCAGCGGTATTGATGATCGTGCCCCCAGCCGGCGCGCCGGAATCAAGCGTCACCTGGAACGTAATTGTACTGGTCTGTCCGACGGCAAGTGACGAAAACGCCGCACTGACGGTGCCGCCGCTTTCGATCAGTGTGCCGCCATCCGGTGCAACACCCGCCGCATGTGTCAGCGAACCGGCGACATATGACAGACCGGGCGGTATGACATCCGAAATCGAAACATTGTGCGCAGTCGCGTTGCTGCCGGGCGCGTGACTGATCACCAGCGTGAATGTCACCGTGTCGCTCGAATCGACATCGACGTTCGGGCTGGCCGTTTTTACGATTTGCAGCGTCGGCTCGATGACAGTTACGGTCGCCGATGCTGGCCCCGCGACGATATCGATGCCGCTGAGCAGGCGCGCGCGGTTTGAAAGCACATCGCCCCGGTTGACGGCAGCCTCGTTCAGTACGACCGCCGTATAGGTCAGCGTGAGGGTCTTGAAGTCGCTATTCGCCGAGCCGCTGTTGGTCAGCGTGTCGAAATCCCATGTGATGGTGCCGCCGCCTGCCCCGACCGCCGGATTGACCGGATCGGTACACAGGCTGCCAACGAAACTGGATGTCAGGCCGGGTTCGAGCACCACACTGATGCAGTCTACAAAGGCCATACCGGCGGGCAGCAGATCGACAACGGATGCATCGCTGACCACACCGCCGGGGATGTCCACTGTGACGGTATAGGTCACGACCTGCCCGATAGTTGCCGTCGTGGGCGCAACTGATTTGGCGATATCGGCTCCGACGATTTGCACGCTCGCGTCTTCTTCCAGCAGCGGGTAGGGCAGCGCGCCCGACACATCCAGCGGGTCGATTTGCACTGTCGCCGTATTGGTGATGACTGTTTCCGGTTCGACCGTGCCGTCGATTATGCAGGTATACGTAATTATCACAGTCGCTGCGTTGACGTCGGCTGGCGTCGGTACGTCAGGCAGGCCGGGTAACGGGTTGTTAAGTTCCAGTATGCCGAAGAACAGGTCACCGGTATAGAAGAGCGCCGCACCGGTGCCATTTTCCACGCTCACGATGACACAACCGCTCAGTCCTGCCGGAACAGGGTCGGTAAAGCGCACATTATATGCCGCGGCGCCGCCGGGAATTCGAAGCGGTGATGACATATTCCACCACGTCTCCAGCGTCACCGTTAGTCAGGTCGCCGTCGATGGGAATGACGACCGGAGCGATATTCGCGTTGGGGTTAGTGCTGTCTGAAACGCCCTTCGTCAGCGTAATCGACGGCGCACTAATCGCTATATAGCTGATGGCATTGGCGGTCAGGATCGCGCCTGCCGTATTGGTGTACTGTGCCTGCGAAACATTCGACAGGTAAAGCCCGTCTGTGAACGGCTGGTCGACAACCGCGATGATGATGTCGATTTGCAGCGTCTTTGGGGTCGTACCGCTGACACTGGGGAACCCGATGGCGATACTGTTCTGTGCGGCGTTGACCGTAATCGATGTCGGGCTGAGGCCGGAATTGTCTGCTGGGCCGCGTTCGATACCGCAAGTCTGACCCGCCGGATAGCCTGCGCAGACGCCGGTCGAGTTATAGACCGGCAGCGTACCTGCCACCGCGTTAAGGCCGAAATCGGCGTCTGCAACATTGAACACGGGCAGCGGGAAGAAATCAGTGATGACAATCGACTGAGCGTCGCCTGACGGGATTTCCAGTGTCAGCCGGAAGCGGACAGGTTCGCCATGAACGAAACCCACGCCGTTCGCGGGTGTGCTGACGGTCGATTTCTGCATTTCCACGCGGTCGATAACTACGCTCGCGCCGGAAGAATTGGTGAAATTGCCGCCCTCGACAAGCTCGAAAGTCCCGACTACTGTGTTCGGTAGTAGGTCGTCGGCGCGCACATCTTCGCCCGTCGCGCGGTAGGTCTGGCGGACAGTGCCCGTGTAGGTGAGCGTCAGGGTACCGCCGAGCGTAAAGACACCGCCGGACGCGGCCGTCAGGTCGAACGTCAGAGTCAGCGTACCGTCACCATTGATCACGATGGCCGGCGTGATGAGTACTGTGCCGAAATCCGGCGACGCAAAAGAGCCGCTGCCCGCGTTGTAATCCATGCCGTCAGGCATCGTATCGATGATTGTGGCTTGCTGGATATTGCCGTATTCGGTGATTTGGGCAACGACCGAATAATTGACGATTTCGCCCGGATCAACTACCGCCGGGCTGGCAGATTTCTGGAACACCATGTTTTCCGCGCTGACAGTGTTGGTATCGGTGGCCTCAGTGCCCGGAATGCCTTGCCACGAGTAGTTGAAGCTCGCGTTGTTAATGATGAGTTCGACAGGATTGACGTTGTTGACTTCGGTCAGGATGTCGATGATGTAACCGGTGAACGTCACCGTGAGCAAGCATGTGTCAGTCGTACTCGGGTTGACGATGGTAGCATGGGTTACGGCCAACGTGCCGCCGGGGATCAATGTGCTCGGATTAGTGATGACCTGACCCGTGGTCGTGCACGTCCCGCTGACCACAGTAGGGCCGGTGTACTGCCAGTAATCCGAAAGAATGTCTTCAAAACTCGTGCTAGTCAGGGTCTGGTTAGGCGCAAGCTCGATTTCCAGACTGTAATCGTATGACCAGATCGGTCCCGGCGGGCGCTCGCCTTCCAGTGTCGTATTGCGCTTTTCGAACTCCACCAGAATCGGCGTGATCGAACCGCTGTCTGCAACAGGGTTCAGAATCGGACCGTTTTCGTTTGTCGGTGTGTTGCCGAATTCGTACCCGCCGTAAACGTCGACGGGGTTCGGCACCCCGATTTCCGCAAGCGGGTCGATGGTCACGCAGAGTTCCATTAACAGCGGCGGACCGCCTGTCACCACCGAGCCGATCGGATATTTCAGGACGATCATAGTACTGCCGACCGTCGCCGTAATTGGCTCACCGCTGATGGGGTCGTTGAGAGTCGTGCCGGCGAAGGTGCCGATGAAAAACGGGCTGATTCCGGTGCTGATGAAGCTTGCGCTATCGAAGGTCAAATCAGGGTCGAGAATCAGGATGATATAAGGTCCATAACCAGCGTCGGTGCCGAGGTTGGTGAACGACTCGGTCCAACAGGTCTGCGTCCCGGCAAATCCTTCCACCACCGGCGCACCGTTGACCGTCGGCTCCGGGCCTTCGGGCAGGGCCTGCGGCAGTTCGCGCGCCTCGAAAGCCTCAAGCTGAATGAAGGCCGTGTCCCGCACGTCGTCGTAACCGATGAGCTGGGCTCGGCTCACGAAACGGCCATTAGCAGGCATGTCAGCGACGTGGGTCGTAATGATCGCCCGATATAGCTGCCCCGGCTCAACCACTGGCAAGTAGACCGTGACTTCATTGCCGTTGAAGGCGTACGTGCCATCGCTCAATGCCACATTGACGATGGTCAGGGTATCGGGAATCTGAACGACGAACGCCTGATTGACGCCGTCGAGCTGGCCTTCGTTGACCAGCAAGGTCTCCCAGATCAGTTCGTCAGGGCTGGCTTCGGAATCCCCGTTCTGCTCGACCGAAGGCTGGCGCGAGGTAATGCGCTGAACTTTCTCGGCCGAATCGCGATTGAGTGTGCCGCGCAGGAGCACACCAACCAGATCGATTTTTGGCCGATAAGGAATTGGCTCTGTCGCAGTGGGAGCCAGTGTCGGGACATCGGTCGGTGAAAACGTCGGCGTGTAACCTGGCGTTAGACTGGGTGGGATGTCCGTCGGCGGAATCTTTGTCGGCTCTTCCGTCGGTGGAATTTCGGTTGGCGGTACATCCGTTGGTGGAATTTCGGTTGGCGGTACATCCGTTGGTGGAACTTCGGTTGGGGGTATATCCGTTGGTGGAACTTCGGTTGAGGGTTCCACAGTCGGGGGGTGCTGCCGTTGTGGGCACCGGCGTCGGTGAAACGCGTGTCGGATTATGTCGGGAGCCATTCGCGTCCGGCTCAGCCGGATCACCGGCGCGGGTAATACGGGTATCCATCATGAGTACCAGAAGAGTCATGATCGAAATCAACAGGATCGCGACTTTCAAACCCTTGCCAAGCCACGTTTGCGTCATTGTTCGCACGGGAAATATTCCTCAATCCGTTGAGAATCCAATACCGAAGGTCCAGCACCGACAGTGAAACTTGCTCTTGTCTATCAGAGGGGCTTCACTGGAAACTAGAAAACCACAAATTCATGAAGTGTCGAATTTGCCACTCACTTCATTATAGGGTGTCTTGTGTCACGCTTTCCTTAATGTTCAATTGAGAGTTGGGTGCGGCAAATGGGAACCGTTGATAATTCAGTCAACGCCTTCGCGACCAGCGATAAGCCAAAAACGAGCACGGTCATCG is from Candidatus Flexicrinis proximus and encodes:
- a CDS encoding isopeptide-forming domain-containing fimbrial protein produces the protein MSSPLRIPGGAAAYNVRFTDPVPAGLSGCVIVSVENGTGAALFYTGDLFFGILELNNPLPGLPDVPTPADVNAATVIITYTCIIDGTVEPETVITNTATVQIDPLDVSGALPYPLLEEDASVQIVGADIAKSVAPTTATIGQVVTYTVTVDIPGGVVSDASVVDLLPAGMAFVDCISVVLEPGLTSSFVGSLCTDPVNPAVGAGGGTITWDFDTLTNSGSANSDFKTLTLTYTAVVLNEAAVNRGDVLSNRARLLSGIDIVAGPASATVTVIEPTLQIVKTASPNVDVDSSDTVTFTLVISHAPGSNATAHNVSISDVIPPGLSYVAGSLTHAAGVAPDGGTLIESGGTVSAAFSSLAVGQTSTITFQVTLDSGAPAGGTIINTAEVEWTSLPGSPTNTAYNPLGVERTGNSTDPGGTANTYTDTDSAVLDISDPTSLKEVLSTSHPGTGNGADTEPDLTIGEEVTYRLTFTFPEGITTNVRIVDLLPIASAASPVTLEYVSHALVSFGANLTPAVLPAPVVNDRDADGSNDRVIWTLGTITNAPDNTINGADRIIIDVSARVRNLPDNIGLITNRDLDLVNTSRITYTIGGVDTTVEGSATVDLAEPQLQIGKAVNPIATVDAGQLLTYTLTISHTGQSTANAYDVSIADTMPTVFSAPAFVPATSTCDERTGWALSFTAPAATYSFDNLLLGESCTIVYTTVVQDTAAASGGYQNTAILTSSSLPGTLPDDRTTTANTSVTVTIAEPTVVKTVTSTSLADTTNTIDGTDQDLAIGEEVTYTIVYTFPEGTTRNVRLIDQLPPITTAGEATLVYVSSAISGIGANLTVTNPAAAPVVTNTNADTYDDTVTYTIGDVVNAFDNAGPNNADQITMTVSARVVNIASNVGLVSGADNNATNRGRLTYLQGASGTTNRSINATADIDVVEPRLTIAKTDSAATVDAGAVVTYTLTIDHDAAQSRAPAYDVVITDTLPNNAGTAVVSAPTLVTATSTCDEQAGWVTSYIAPTVTFSFNRLTLAEDCTIVYTVTVNDLAYANATYANSASITTYSTLPGADPNERIEPPVGPVTSSFNTPNPSLTKTLTSTSLPSTTGNNLAIGEEVVYTIVYTFPEGTTRSVSLIDNLPRLDNEGAVLGFVSANITAVGAGITSPAFTLPQTAVLTDSPR
- a CDS encoding isopeptide-forming domain-containing fimbrial protein, which produces MLNVAANIGLVTGQDINITNTGTLIYQNSAGVTQTLTSTTDINIVEPRLTITKTNNATTVDAGTTVAYTLTLSHTAQSLAAAFDIEVADTLPNNAGVAVVTAPVIDMAASTCDDGGRTLGVTFANPTATFTLNELLLGSTCTIVYTVTVNDLAYTNATYANSASITTYSTLPGADPNERSNRRMGQSHRASSRRIRR